One genomic region from Lynx canadensis isolate LIC74 chromosome E1, mLynCan4.pri.v2, whole genome shotgun sequence encodes:
- the TMEM100 gene encoding transmembrane protein 100: MTEEPIKEILGTPKSSKPVTMEKSPNREVVVTTVPLVSEIQLTAATGGAELSCYRCIIPFAVVVLIAGIVVTAVAYSFNSHGSIISILGLVLLSSGLFLLASSALCWKVRQRSKKAKRRESQTALVANQRSLFA, translated from the coding sequence ATGACTGAAGAGCCCATAAAGGAGATCCTGGGAACCCCAAAGTCTTCCAAGCCAGTGACAATGGAGAAGAGCCCCAACAGGGAAGTGGTGGTCACCACGGTCCCCTTGGTCAGTGAGATTCAGTTGACGGCTGCTACAGGGGGTGCCGAGCTCTCCTGTTACCGCTGCATCATCCCGTTTGCCGTGGTGGTCCTCATCGCTGGCATAGTGGTCACGGCTGTGGCTTACAGCTTCAATTCCCATGGCTCCATCATCTCTATCTTGGGTCTGGTCCTTCTGTCGTCTGGACTTTTTTTGTTAGCCTCCAGTGCCTTATGCTGGAAGGTGAGGCAGAGGAGCAAGAAAGCCAAGAGACGGGAGAGTCAGACGGCTCTTGTGGCAAATCAGAGAAGCTTATTTGCTTAG